One Candidatus Polarisedimenticolia bacterium DNA window includes the following coding sequences:
- a CDS encoding CotH kinase family protein, with protein sequence MLEWAAGLALALFAIGSSAAQVPVSEQGRSVPDQGPAPVEFVDSNLPLVVVDTHGKPIENTRRVEALFRVIQDPVGGRNNLETTPVAFSGTVGIEIRGQSSQTDPKKQYAVTIRPAAGQAGGGAALLGMPADIDWILQGPYLDRSLMRNFLAYRMSQKTGRYAARARFVEAFIDESGSGRNQDHYQGVFLLMESLKRGDSRIAVKPLTQGDPSGGYILKIDKEDEGDESFQTAKGTKLLFVYPSRPTRAQKAYLRKYFDSFEAALRKKPEPKAAPAYADYAEVGSFVDFFLVNEFLKNVDGFRISTYMSKDRGGRLRMGPVWDFDRSSGNVGGAKPDGWYILREFSKMKPPFWWTRLLQDERFARRLADRWHELRAGAWSRASLDEIIDSAAALLGEAQERNFTAWPVLGSDTPPFTLDPVDSPTYEGELQELKDFFTARAAWIDAHVEKFQQARKSALLPRRRAAARRR encoded by the coding sequence ATGCTTGAGTGGGCGGCCGGGCTCGCTCTTGCTCTTTTCGCCATCGGATCGTCCGCGGCGCAAGTCCCCGTCTCCGAGCAGGGAAGGAGCGTCCCGGACCAGGGTCCCGCCCCGGTGGAGTTCGTCGACTCCAACCTGCCGCTTGTCGTCGTCGACACCCACGGCAAGCCGATCGAGAACACGCGCCGCGTCGAGGCGCTGTTCAGGGTGATCCAGGATCCCGTCGGCGGCCGGAACAACCTGGAGACCACTCCCGTCGCTTTCTCAGGGACCGTCGGGATCGAGATCCGGGGGCAGTCCAGCCAGACTGATCCCAAGAAGCAGTATGCCGTGACGATTCGTCCCGCCGCGGGCCAGGCGGGGGGCGGCGCCGCATTGTTAGGAATGCCAGCCGACATCGATTGGATCCTCCAGGGACCCTATCTCGACCGCAGCCTCATGCGGAATTTCCTCGCCTATCGGATGAGCCAGAAGACCGGCCGCTACGCCGCCCGGGCCCGCTTCGTGGAAGCCTTCATCGATGAATCGGGCTCCGGAAGGAACCAGGATCATTACCAGGGTGTTTTTCTGCTGATGGAGAGCCTCAAGCGCGGCGACTCCCGTATCGCGGTCAAGCCGCTGACCCAGGGCGACCCGAGTGGCGGCTACATCCTGAAGATCGACAAAGAGGACGAAGGAGACGAGTCGTTCCAGACGGCCAAGGGGACGAAACTCCTCTTCGTCTACCCGAGTCGTCCGACGCGGGCGCAGAAGGCCTACCTCCGGAAGTACTTCGACAGCTTCGAAGCGGCGCTCCGGAAGAAGCCGGAGCCCAAAGCGGCGCCGGCCTACGCCGACTACGCCGAGGTCGGGTCGTTCGTCGACTTCTTCCTGGTCAACGAATTCCTGAAGAATGTCGACGGCTTCCGGATCAGCACCTATATGAGCAAGGACCGCGGCGGCCGGCTGCGGATGGGTCCGGTGTGGGACTTCGATCGCTCCAGCGGGAACGTCGGCGGAGCGAAGCCCGACGGCTGGTACATCCTGCGCGAGTTCTCCAAGATGAAGCCGCCGTTCTGGTGGACGCGCCTGCTGCAGGACGAGCGCTTCGCCCGCCGCCTCGCCGATCGCTGGCACGAGCTGCGGGCCGGAGCGTGGAGCCGGGCGAGCCTCGACGAGATCATCGACTCCGCCGCTGCCCTTCTGGGCGAGGCGCAGGAGCGCAACTTCACCGCCTGGCCCGTCCTGGGCAGCGACACTCCCCCCTTCACCCTCGACCCGGTCGACAGCCCGACCTATGAAGGCGAGCTCCAGGAGCTGAAAGATTTCTTCACCGCCCGCGCCGCCTGGATCGACGCGCACGTCGAGAAGTTCCAACAGGCCCGCAAGAGCGCCTTGCTACCCCGGCGCCGCGCCGCCGCACGACGTCGCTAG